In Bernardetia sp., the sequence GAAGTATTTGGAAACAGCCTTTTACTCTACCATTGTATCAATTTAGGAATATCTTTGAGAGAACAAGGTAAATACAAATAAGGGAATCAAACACATTAGAATAGCTACTCTAAAAAATGACCTAGAAGTAATACAATATCTAAAGAAGCTCTGATTCAAGTTTTCTTTCTACTCCTCAACTGTAAAAAAATAAAAAAGAAACGCACTACTAAGGTTAGGTGGCAAAGAAGTTGTAGGTTCACTTCTCACTCAAAACTACTACGAAGAGAGTTTTTTAATTATCAATACTTTTTAATTTTAAATTTCAGTCAAATCTATGACACGTTTTAATTCTCTATCAAGAACTTCTTTCTACTTTTGTCTTCTCATTAGTTTACTTTTTTTTACTTTTGGTGCAAAAGCTCAAAACACAACCAGTAAAAAACTTTCTAAAGAAGAGATAAACTCAATCTTTACAACAGAACGAAAAGCCGATTTAGCTATCCATTATCCCATTTTTCAAGTTCATACTTATTCAGATAAAAAAGGGAAATATTATATCGTTTTATCAGAATATTTACCTGCTGATGCCAAAGCAAAAGATGCTATTAGCAAAGTTCAGGAAGTGTATATTAAATATCAAGACGGAAAATATACTAGAATATCCGAAACTAATAATCATATTAGGGAAGAACAATACGAAACGGGTGTCTGGTTTTGGACAAAGTTTCTAAGTTTAGAAGACTTGAATAGTGATGGGGAAGTTGACCCAATTATAGTATTTGGAAGTGTTGGAATGAATAAATATGATGATGGTAGAATAAACTTTATTATTCATCATAAGGAAAAGAAAGTCATGATTTATCATCAAAATGGAGTACTAGACTCTGATAGATATACAAATGTAGATGCTAGTTTTTACGAATTACCTATTTCAATTCAAAACAAAGTAAAAGAAATGATGGTAAACTTTGAAAACATTGAATATGCTATCTTTCCAGCAGGTTGGAAAGAAGCTATGGCAAAAAAGAGAGGTTATTTTGATGAGAATTAACCTAAGGTTTAAAGTATAATTTTTTAAGAAGACAGCTAGAAAATAGCTGTCTTTTTTTGTGTTTTTGCAATCTCCTTTATTACTTACTCCATAGAGTGCCCTAATATACTAAGGTCAGACCAATAGGTCAGTACCAATAAGTGTATAAAAATACATTAGCTTCGCTCGCTTTCAGGTCTTAAACAACTTTTCCAATAAAGATATTTAAAGCACCAAAAGAGTAAAAAAGATAGACCTTCCTACAAGACTAGTAAATGTAAAAGTTGATAATTTGGAAAAAGCTATAAGTAACTATAGTTTTTTTTGTATCTTAAATGAAATATCCATATTTATCTAAACCTAAAAAGCTATGAGTATTTGGAAGAAAATTCAATCCTTTACAGACAAAATTACAGGAAAAAGTGCTTTAGTACAGCTTCAAATAGACGGAAGCTCTATGAAAGCACTTTTTGTTGTGAGAGTAACTGTTTCAGTAAGTGATTCCCCAATTACTATTAGAAAAGTAGCTGTTCGTTTAAAATCAGAAGAAACTATTATAGCTAGAAATGTAAATTTACATAACCCTATGGTTTCACATGGTAAACGAAGGGATGTAAAGCAACAAGAAATACTTTTTCAGTCAGAGAGTAATCTATCTATCGAAAGTCTTTCTTTAGAAGCAAATCAAAACTATGAATTTGAAGGCGAGTTTGTATTGTCTAAAGAAGCTATGCCTACCTATAAGGGCAGAAATGCAACACACCAATGGTATGTACAAGCCTATATAGATACGCTAGGTAGTAATCCTTCTTCAGAATGGGTACGATTTACGGTAGTATGATATACTATCATATAGACTCAAAATATATATCCCAAAGTCAGATTGACTTCTTTAAAGTCTTGTGCTATTTGGCGATAGGAAATTCCTGTGTTCAATTCTAGTTTTTCGTAATAAAACTTTCTATTTAGATTTGCCTCCCACGCCCAGTATTCTTGCCAATAGAAGGATTTGGCTGAAATACAAAATCGTATAAGATGTATGTATTTTGAAACTTCCAAATGAACGCCAAAATTTGTAGATTTATCATTTTCCACTCCTTTCCATAAAAATTTTTGATAACCAATTCCATATAAAAGTTCAGTTTTGATAGGTTTTAAATTACTCTTACTTATCAAAGAGTGGGTGGTAACTATGTTTTTTACGTCTAAATCTTCAAAAGTGGTTTGTTGAAACTTGTAATAAAATACCTTCTTTAGGATATCTGTTCCTACCTTACAGTAAAAATCTTGATTTTCCTTGAAGTTTGTGCCATATCCAAAGTCAAAGTCAATATTAAAGTTGAGAGAATAAAAACGCCTCGTTTTGCTTATAGAGATACCATAGGGATTGTAGAGAACGCCACTCCAATAATTTATTATTAGAGGGTAGGAAATTGTAGGATGATCAAGCACAGGTTGCTCAAGTAAAACTATGTTTTTATTTTTGCCTATTTTTGAAGCAGTCATTTCTTTCGTTTCATAACCAACACAACGAAATATTAAAATATCGTCTTTATTTTCCACAGTAATTAAAAATCTTCCTTCAATGTCAGTTATTGTACTTCTATCTGTTTCTTTTACTTGTACAATAGCACCAGGTAAAGCTCCATAATCACTTATGACTTTCCCTTTTACTAAAATCTGCCCCAAAGTAGCATAAGAAAATGATAAAATAAAGAGTAGAGAAAGTATAACTTTTTTCATAGGTTTTTAAATTTTGTTAATGAGTTTTCATCCTTACGATAGTTTCTACTCAAAATGCTGCAAAAATTGAATGGAATTAGAACTTTTCTATTTCTATTGATTGTTTTTTGGTAAATTTGTCTAATTATCCATTTTTCATTATCCATTATCCATTCACTGAATGAATCCTGAAAAAGACCTCTTAATCTATAATACACTTACTCGCAAACGAGAAAAATTTGAACCCATTGATGCGCCCTTCGTGGGAATGTACGTCTGTGGTCCTACGGTATATAATGACGTACACCTAGGAAACTGCCGTACTTTTACGTTTTTCGATGTGGTGTATAGATATTTGACGTACTTGGGATACAAAGTTCGCTATGTCCGAAATATTACGGATGTCGGACACTTAACAGGGGATAGCGACGAAGGAGATGACAAAATTTCTAAGCAAGCTCGTTTGGAAAAAGTCGAGCCGATGGAAGTTGTGCAGCGTTATACTAACGGTTTTCACGATGTGATGCTAGAACTAGGAAACATCCCACCAAGTATTGAACCAACAGCCACAGGACATTTGATTGAACAAATCGAAATGGTCAAGAAAATTATTGAAAATGGTTTTGCGTACGAGTCGAATGGTTCAGTGTATTTTGATGTGGTAAAGTATAACGAATCACACAATTACGGTAAG encodes:
- a CDS encoding carboxypeptidase-like regulatory domain-containing protein; the encoded protein is MKKVILSLLFILSFSYATLGQILVKGKVISDYGALPGAIVQVKETDRSTITDIEGRFLITVENKDDILIFRCVGYETKEMTASKIGKNKNIVLLEQPVLDHPTISYPLIINYWSGVLYNPYGISISKTRRFYSLNFNIDFDFGYGTNFKENQDFYCKVGTDILKKVFYYKFQQTTFEDLDVKNIVTTHSLISKSNLKPIKTELLYGIGYQKFLWKGVENDKSTNFGVHLEVSKYIHLIRFCISAKSFYWQEYWAWEANLNRKFYYEKLELNTGISYRQIAQDFKEVNLTLGYIF
- a CDS encoding M949_RS01915 family surface polysaccharide biosynthesis protein translates to MTRFNSLSRTSFYFCLLISLLFFTFGAKAQNTTSKKLSKEEINSIFTTERKADLAIHYPIFQVHTYSDKKGKYYIVLSEYLPADAKAKDAISKVQEVYIKYQDGKYTRISETNNHIREEQYETGVWFWTKFLSLEDLNSDGEVDPIIVFGSVGMNKYDDGRINFIIHHKEKKVMIYHQNGVLDSDRYTNVDASFYELPISIQNKVKEMMVNFENIEYAIFPAGWKEAMAKKRGYFDEN